Proteins from a single region of Ziziphus jujuba cultivar Dongzao chromosome 1, ASM3175591v1:
- the LOC107435447 gene encoding protein DEEPER ROOTING 1, with protein MRLFGWMQNKLNGKQGNSKSNTSSAPNHVKQEPREEFSDWPQGLLAIGTFGNSDLRETNEIIQSQNIEEEIPSSSEEELLDSFTPEEVGKLQKELTKLLSRKPNVGKEIADLPLDRFLNCPSSLEVDRRISSALCSDSADDEDIDKTISVILGRCKDLCAEKSKKAIGKKSISFLFKKMFACRSGFAPAPSLRDTLQESRMEKLLRMMLHKKMSSQNASRASSMKKYIEDKQVVPKKKGDDVEERRKKTDDGYKWVKTDSEYIVLEI; from the exons ATGAGG CTCTTTGGTTGGATGCAAAATAAGCTCAATGGTAAACAAGGGAACAGCAAATCAAATACAAGTTCTGCTCCCA ATCATGTAAAACAAGAGCCTCGTGAAGAGTTTAGTGACTGGCCACAGGGATTGCTAGCAATTGGAACATTTGGAAACAGTGATTTAAGAGAAACCAATGAAATTATACAGAGCCAAAATATTGAGGAGGAAATTCCGTCTTCATCTGAAGAAGAACTACTAGATAGCTTCACTCCTGAAGAAGTAGGCAAATTACAAAAGGAGTTGACGAAACTCTTATCTCGAAAACCAAATGTGGGGAAGGAAATTGCAGATCTTCCATTGGATAGATTCCTTAATTGTCCATCAAGCTTGGAGGTGGATAGGAGGATCAGCAGTGCACTTTGCAGTGATTCTGCTGATGATGAAGATATAGATAAAACTATCAGTGTTATACTTGGTAGATGCAAAGATCTCTGTGCAGAAAAAAGCAAGAAAGCCATTGGCAAGAaatccatctcctttcttttcAAGAAAATGTTTGCTTGCAGGAGTGGGTTTGCACCAGCACCAAGTTTGAGAGATACACTCCAAGAGTCAAGAATGGAAAAG CTTTTGAGGATGATGCTTCATAAGAAGATGAGTTCCCAAAATGCTTCCCGGGCATCATCCATGAAAAAATACATAGAGGACAAACAAGTAGTTCCAAAGAAAAAAGGTGATGATGTTGAAGAAAGACGAAAGAAAACAGATGATGGATATAAATGGGTCAAGACAGATTCTGAGT ATATTGTTCTAGAGATTTGA
- the LOC107435467 gene encoding probable nucleoside diphosphate kinase 5 isoform X4 produces the protein MIKPDGLSGNYTDRIKNLISDSGFTICKERIIQLDEESVMSFYAEHSSRSFFGSLVKYMTSGPVLLMILEKENAVADWRALIGPTDASKAKVTHPHSIRALCGLDSEKNCVHGSDSPQSAQREISFFFEEKISGRIVPKHDEL, from the exons ATGATAAAACCAGATGGACTGTCTGGTAACTACACTGATAGGATAAAGAATCTCATATCTGATTCGGGTTTCACCATTTGCAAGGAGAGGATCATTCAACTTGATGAGGAGAGTGTGATGAGCTTCTATGCGGAGCACTCTTCGAGGAGCTTCTTTGGCAGCCTTGTCAAATACATGACAAG TGGCCCAGTGTTGCTTATGATTTTAGAGAAGGAAAATGCTGTTGCTGATTGGAGAGCTTTAATTGGGCCAACTGATGCAAGCAAGGCAAAGGTTACTCATCCTCACAG CATAAGAGCACTGTGCGGACTGGATTCAGAAAAAAATTGTGTTCATGGTTCAGATTCTCCTCAATCAGCTCAAAGGgagatttcatttttctttgaagAGAAGATTTCAG GCAGAATAGTTCCAAAACATGATGAACTGTAG
- the LOC107435467 gene encoding probable nucleoside diphosphate kinase 5 isoform X3, producing MTIHADAFLTKFLLYFLLVSDYFSCGFASNASGKEKTLAMIKPDGLSGNYTDRIKNLISDSGFTICKERIIQLDEESVMSFYAEHSSRSFFGSLVKYMTSGPVLLMILEKENAVADWRALIGPTDASKAKVTHPHSIRALCGLDSEKNCVHGSDSPQSAQREISFFFEEKISGRIVPKHDEL from the exons ATGACGATCCACGCTGATGCATTTCTTACAAAATTTCTACTTTACTTCCTTCTGGTCTCTGATTATTTTTCCTGCGG GTTTGCAAGCAATGCCTCTGGGAAGGAGAAAACATTGGCTATGATAAAACCAGATGGACTGTCTGGTAACTACACTGATAGGATAAAGAATCTCATATCTGATTCGGGTTTCACCATTTGCAAGGAGAGGATCATTCAACTTGATGAGGAGAGTGTGATGAGCTTCTATGCGGAGCACTCTTCGAGGAGCTTCTTTGGCAGCCTTGTCAAATACATGACAAG TGGCCCAGTGTTGCTTATGATTTTAGAGAAGGAAAATGCTGTTGCTGATTGGAGAGCTTTAATTGGGCCAACTGATGCAAGCAAGGCAAAGGTTACTCATCCTCACAG CATAAGAGCACTGTGCGGACTGGATTCAGAAAAAAATTGTGTTCATGGTTCAGATTCTCCTCAATCAGCTCAAAGGgagatttcatttttctttgaagAGAAGATTTCAG GCAGAATAGTTCCAAAACATGATGAACTGTAG
- the LOC107435467 gene encoding probable nucleoside diphosphate kinase 5 isoform X1 yields MELFPIWKPKVDLAIEMTIHADAFLTKFLLYFLLVSDYFSCGFASNASGKEKTLAMIKPDGLSGNYTDRIKNLISDSGFTICKERIIQLDEESVMSFYAEHSSRSFFGSLVKYMTSGPVLLMILEKENAVADWRALIGPTDASKAKVTHPHSIRALCGLDSEKNCVHGSDSPQSAQREISFFFEEKISGRIVPKHDEL; encoded by the exons atggagCTTTTTCCCATATGGAAACCAAAAGTGGA TTTAGCCATTGAAATGACGATCCACGCTGATGCATTTCTTACAAAATTTCTACTTTACTTCCTTCTGGTCTCTGATTATTTTTCCTGCGG GTTTGCAAGCAATGCCTCTGGGAAGGAGAAAACATTGGCTATGATAAAACCAGATGGACTGTCTGGTAACTACACTGATAGGATAAAGAATCTCATATCTGATTCGGGTTTCACCATTTGCAAGGAGAGGATCATTCAACTTGATGAGGAGAGTGTGATGAGCTTCTATGCGGAGCACTCTTCGAGGAGCTTCTTTGGCAGCCTTGTCAAATACATGACAAG TGGCCCAGTGTTGCTTATGATTTTAGAGAAGGAAAATGCTGTTGCTGATTGGAGAGCTTTAATTGGGCCAACTGATGCAAGCAAGGCAAAGGTTACTCATCCTCACAG CATAAGAGCACTGTGCGGACTGGATTCAGAAAAAAATTGTGTTCATGGTTCAGATTCTCCTCAATCAGCTCAAAGGgagatttcatttttctttgaagAGAAGATTTCAG GCAGAATAGTTCCAAAACATGATGAACTGTAG
- the LOC107435467 gene encoding probable nucleoside diphosphate kinase 5 isoform X2 produces MELFPIWKPKVDLAIEMTIHADAFLTKFLLYFLLVSDYFSCGFASNASGKEKTLAMIKPDGLSGNYTDRIKNLISDSGFTICKERIIQLDEESVMSFYAEHSSRSFFGSLVKYMTSGPVLLMILEKENAVADWRALIGPTDASKAKVTHPHSSHPHFQHKSTVRTGFRKKLCSWFRFSSISSKGDFIFL; encoded by the exons atggagCTTTTTCCCATATGGAAACCAAAAGTGGA TTTAGCCATTGAAATGACGATCCACGCTGATGCATTTCTTACAAAATTTCTACTTTACTTCCTTCTGGTCTCTGATTATTTTTCCTGCGG GTTTGCAAGCAATGCCTCTGGGAAGGAGAAAACATTGGCTATGATAAAACCAGATGGACTGTCTGGTAACTACACTGATAGGATAAAGAATCTCATATCTGATTCGGGTTTCACCATTTGCAAGGAGAGGATCATTCAACTTGATGAGGAGAGTGTGATGAGCTTCTATGCGGAGCACTCTTCGAGGAGCTTCTTTGGCAGCCTTGTCAAATACATGACAAG TGGCCCAGTGTTGCTTATGATTTTAGAGAAGGAAAATGCTGTTGCTGATTGGAGAGCTTTAATTGGGCCAACTGATGCAAGCAAGGCAAAGGTTACTCATCCTCACAG TTCACATCCACATTTTCAGCATAAGAGCACTGTGCGGACTGGATTCAGAAAAAAATTGTGTTCATGGTTCAGATTCTCCTCAATCAGCTCAAAGGgagatttcatttttctttga
- the LOC107435459 gene encoding uncharacterized protein LOC107435459 isoform X1: MSAAEFSTCVAYGLQLAKRVYYGKESVMAPAVEPPAMSRSQEEYVPSAPMVYAVVPEPAIVDNPEVPSYQPYVHGQCEPPALIPLHMHGVTMEIDSYLDTAFVAVSGTWRVHCVMAGKRCDCRVAVPMGEKGSLLGVEVEVTGTSYRTQLITKEDIENWDKVARAQDGSFIKSQIYTIKVPQIEGGSFLSLKMSWSQKLLYHDGGEFCLRVPFSFPAYVTPVAKKISKKEKILLNMNSGTGTEVICRSTSHPLKELKRQVGKVSYAYEAEVSVWSRTEFNFTYSVPSSDIFGGVLLQSPSLLDFDEREMFCLYMFPGNNKTRKVFRKEVVFVIDTSGSMRGAPIEDAKNALLASLSNLNPEDTFNIIAFNEEVNLFSPSMELAKKEPISNATQWISTNLIANGGTNIRLPLEQAIKLLAKNSGSVPFIFLITDGAVEDEREICNIMKGYLENGGSVCPRLCTFGIGLYCNHYFLQMLAQIGRGCYDAAYDADSIDFRMQRLFTNASSVILVDITLNSLDHLDSLELFPHRIPDLSLGNPLIISGRYDGIFPDFIKVSGTKVDMSNFVIDMKVQRVKDLPLNRVLARRQIDILTSHAWLSGSKELEEKVAKLSKQTAVPSEYTCMVLAQTDKGKKAPESVIKQEVNNILNRWKRTESKSEKILFLGSLGVGFGNLSATAANVPLIIEAKTSDAAGLLVKAASNCCGRLLDRCCCMCFIQACSAVNNQCAIVFTQLCTALACCECVNYCYELCS; the protein is encoded by the exons ATGTCGGCGGCCGAGTTCTCCACCTGCGTCGCCTATGGCCTCCAGCTGGCGAAGCGTGTATACTACGGCAAAGAGTCGGTTATGGCACCGGCGGTGGAGCCTCCGGCGATGTCGAGGTCTCAGGAAGAGTATGTTCCGTCGGCTCCAATGGTGTACGCGGTGGTGCCGGAGCCGGCGATCGTGGACAATCCGGAAGTTCCGAGCTACCAGCCGTACGTTCACGGTCAGTGTGAACCACCGGCTTTGATACCTTTGCATATGCATGGAGTAACTATGGAAATCGACAGCTATTTGGATACTGCGTTCGTCGCGGTGAGCGGCACGTGGCGCGTGCATTGTGTTATGGCGGGTAAGAGGTGCGATTGTCGTGTTGCAGTTCCGATGGGTgagaag GGTTCACTTCTAGGTGTTGAGGTTGAAGTTACTGGAACATCATATCGTACACAATTAATCACAAAAGAAGATATAGAAAATTGGGATAAAGTGGCCAGAGCTCAAGATGGATCCTTCATAAAAAGCCAGATATATACTATAAAAGTCCCACAG ATAGAAGGAGGATCCTTCCTTTCCTTGAAAATGAGTTGGTctcaaaaattattatatcatgATGGCGGCGAGTTCTGCCTCAGGGTACCTTTTAGTTTCCCTGCATATGTCACTCCTGTAGCGAAGAAAATTTCTAAGAAAGAAAAGATCTTGTTGAATATGAACTCTGGTACTGGCACTGAAGTTATATGTAGAAGTACCAGCCATCCTCTTAAG GAGCTTAAGCGGCAAGTTGGTAAAGTAAGCTACGCATATGAGGCGGAGGTTTCAGTATGGTCAAGAACAGAATTCAATTTCACATACAGT GTTCCTTCAAGTGACATATTTGGTGGTGTGCTTTTGCAATCTCCTTCTCTTCTTGACTTTGATGAAAGAGAGATGTTTTGCCTATATATGTTCCCTGGAAATAACAAGACCAGGAAG GTTTTCAGGAAGGAGGTTGTATTTGTTATTGATACAAGTGGAAGCATGCGGGGAGCTCCTATTGAGGATGCAAAGAATGCTCTGCTTGCATCACTTTCTAACCTTAACCCGGAAGATACTTTCAACATAATAGCTTTTAATGAAGAGGTTAACTTATTCTCACCTTCAATGGAACTGGCCAAGAAGGAACCAATATCAAATGCTACACAGTGGATCAGCACTAATCTTATTGCGAATGGCGGTACAAATATAAGACTTCCCCTAGAACAG GCAATCAAATTGTTGGCCAAAAACAGTGGTTCAGTTCCATTCATTTTCCTCATCACAGACGGAGCCGTTGAAGATGAAAGAGAGATCTGCAATATTATGAAAGGTTATCTCGAAAATGGAGGTTCAGTTTGTCCTCGCTTATGTACTTTTGGCATAG GTTTATATTGTAATCACTACTTCCTGCAAATGCTTGCGCAAATTGGGAGGGGTTGTTATGATGCTGCTTATGATGCAG atTCAATCGACTTTAGAATGCAAAGATTATTTACAAATGCTTCGTCAGTCATTCTTGTGGATATAACGTTGAACTCCTTGGATCATCTTGATTCACTTGAG TTATTTCCACATCGCATTCCAGACCTTTCATTGGGAAATCCATTAATTATATCAGGCAGATATGATGGAATCTTTCCTGACTTCATTAAAGTTAGTGGTACCAAAGTCGATATGAGCAATTTTGTTATAGACATGAAAGTGCAAAGAGTAAAGGATTTGCCACTTAATAGG GTGCTTGCAAGGAGACAGATTGATATACTCACCTCTCACGCGTGGTTATCAGGAAGTAAAGAGCTGGAGGAGAAG GTAGCTAAACTCAGCAAACAAACAGCGGTTCCATCCGAGTACACTTGCATGGTTCTAGCGCAGACGGATAAGGGGAAGAAAGCGCCAGAGTCGGTTATTAAACAAGAG gttAACAACATACTTAACCGGTGGAAAAGGACGGAGTCAAAGAGCGAGAAGATCTTATTCCTTGGAAGCCTTGGTGTTGGGTTTGGTAACTTGAGTGCAACAGCTGCAAATGTTCCCCTAATAATAGAAGCAAAGACATCTGATGCTGCAGGCTTATTGGTTAAGGCTGCTTCCAACTGTTGCGGTCGGCTGCTCGATCGCTGCTGTTGCATGTGTTTCATTCAAGCTTGTTCAGCCGTGAACAACCAGTGTGCAATTGTTTTCACACAACTCTGCACTGCCCTCGCCTGTTGCGAATGCGTGAATTATTGTTATGAGCTTTGCTCTTGA
- the LOC107435459 gene encoding uncharacterized protein LOC107435459 isoform X2, whose protein sequence is MSAAEFSTCVAYGLQLAKRVYYGKESVMAPAVEPPAMSRSQEEYVPSAPMVYAVVPEPAIVDNPEVPSYQPYVHGQCEPPALIPLHMHGVTMEIDSYLDTAFVAVSGTWRVHCVMAGKRCDCRVAVPMGEKGSLLGVEVEVTGTSYRTQLITKEDIENWDKVARAQDGSFIKSQIYTIKVPQIEGGSFLSLKMSWSQKLLYHDGGEFCLRVPFSFPAYVTPVAKKISKKEKILLNMNSGTGTEVICRSTSHPLKELKRQVGKVSYAYEAEVSVWSRTEFNFTYSVPSSDIFGGVLLQSPSLLDFDEREMFCLYMFPGNNKTRKVFRKEVVFVIDTSGSMRGAPIEDAKNALLASLSNLNPEDTFNIIAFNEEVNLFSPSMELAKKEPISNATQWISTNLIANGGTNIRLPLEQAIKLLAKNSGSVPFIFLITDGAVEDEREICNIMKGYLENGGSVCPRLCTFGIGLYCNHYFLQMLAQIGRGCYDAAYDADSIDFRMQRLFTNASSVILVDITLNSLDHLDSLELFPHRIPDLSLGNPLIISGRYDGIFPDFIKVSGTKVDMSNFVIDMKVQRVKDLPLNRVLARRQIDILTSHAWLSGSKELEEKVCYLGSSL, encoded by the exons ATGTCGGCGGCCGAGTTCTCCACCTGCGTCGCCTATGGCCTCCAGCTGGCGAAGCGTGTATACTACGGCAAAGAGTCGGTTATGGCACCGGCGGTGGAGCCTCCGGCGATGTCGAGGTCTCAGGAAGAGTATGTTCCGTCGGCTCCAATGGTGTACGCGGTGGTGCCGGAGCCGGCGATCGTGGACAATCCGGAAGTTCCGAGCTACCAGCCGTACGTTCACGGTCAGTGTGAACCACCGGCTTTGATACCTTTGCATATGCATGGAGTAACTATGGAAATCGACAGCTATTTGGATACTGCGTTCGTCGCGGTGAGCGGCACGTGGCGCGTGCATTGTGTTATGGCGGGTAAGAGGTGCGATTGTCGTGTTGCAGTTCCGATGGGTgagaag GGTTCACTTCTAGGTGTTGAGGTTGAAGTTACTGGAACATCATATCGTACACAATTAATCACAAAAGAAGATATAGAAAATTGGGATAAAGTGGCCAGAGCTCAAGATGGATCCTTCATAAAAAGCCAGATATATACTATAAAAGTCCCACAG ATAGAAGGAGGATCCTTCCTTTCCTTGAAAATGAGTTGGTctcaaaaattattatatcatgATGGCGGCGAGTTCTGCCTCAGGGTACCTTTTAGTTTCCCTGCATATGTCACTCCTGTAGCGAAGAAAATTTCTAAGAAAGAAAAGATCTTGTTGAATATGAACTCTGGTACTGGCACTGAAGTTATATGTAGAAGTACCAGCCATCCTCTTAAG GAGCTTAAGCGGCAAGTTGGTAAAGTAAGCTACGCATATGAGGCGGAGGTTTCAGTATGGTCAAGAACAGAATTCAATTTCACATACAGT GTTCCTTCAAGTGACATATTTGGTGGTGTGCTTTTGCAATCTCCTTCTCTTCTTGACTTTGATGAAAGAGAGATGTTTTGCCTATATATGTTCCCTGGAAATAACAAGACCAGGAAG GTTTTCAGGAAGGAGGTTGTATTTGTTATTGATACAAGTGGAAGCATGCGGGGAGCTCCTATTGAGGATGCAAAGAATGCTCTGCTTGCATCACTTTCTAACCTTAACCCGGAAGATACTTTCAACATAATAGCTTTTAATGAAGAGGTTAACTTATTCTCACCTTCAATGGAACTGGCCAAGAAGGAACCAATATCAAATGCTACACAGTGGATCAGCACTAATCTTATTGCGAATGGCGGTACAAATATAAGACTTCCCCTAGAACAG GCAATCAAATTGTTGGCCAAAAACAGTGGTTCAGTTCCATTCATTTTCCTCATCACAGACGGAGCCGTTGAAGATGAAAGAGAGATCTGCAATATTATGAAAGGTTATCTCGAAAATGGAGGTTCAGTTTGTCCTCGCTTATGTACTTTTGGCATAG GTTTATATTGTAATCACTACTTCCTGCAAATGCTTGCGCAAATTGGGAGGGGTTGTTATGATGCTGCTTATGATGCAG atTCAATCGACTTTAGAATGCAAAGATTATTTACAAATGCTTCGTCAGTCATTCTTGTGGATATAACGTTGAACTCCTTGGATCATCTTGATTCACTTGAG TTATTTCCACATCGCATTCCAGACCTTTCATTGGGAAATCCATTAATTATATCAGGCAGATATGATGGAATCTTTCCTGACTTCATTAAAGTTAGTGGTACCAAAGTCGATATGAGCAATTTTGTTATAGACATGAAAGTGCAAAGAGTAAAGGATTTGCCACTTAATAGG GTGCTTGCAAGGAGACAGATTGATATACTCACCTCTCACGCGTGGTTATCAGGAAGTAAAGAGCTGGAGGAGAAGGTTTGTTACTTGGGGAGTTCACTGTGA
- the LOC107435484 gene encoding proteasome subunit alpha type-6 has product MSRGSGGYDRHITIFSPEGRLFQVEYAFKAVKAAGITSIGVRGKDSVCVVTQKKVPDKLLDQTSVTHLFPITKYLGLLATGMTADARTLVQQARNEAAEFRFKYGYEMPIDVLAKWIADKSQVYTQHAYMRPLGVVAMVLGIDDEFGPRLYKCDPAGHFFGHKATSAGLKEQEAINFLEKKMKNDPSFTYEETVQTAISALQSVLQEDFKANEIEVGVVRQESPVFRVLSTEEIDEHLTAISERD; this is encoded by the exons ATGAGTCGTGGTAGTGGAGGATATGATCGTCATATCACCATCTTCTCACCGGAAGGTCGTCTTTTTCAAGTAG AATATGCCTTTAAGGCTGTTAAAGCTGCGGGGATCACCTCTATAGGTGTCCGCGGAAAGGATTCGGTCTGTGTTGTGACTCAGAAGAAGGTCCCG GACAAACTTTTGGATCAGACAAGTGTTACACATCTTTTCCCTATAACGAAGTACCTTGGCTTGCTAGCAACTGGCATGAcag CTGATGCTAGGACCTTAGTTCAACAAGCAAGGAATGAAGCAGCTGAGTTTCGCTTCAAATATGGATATGAGATGCCTATAGATGTTTTGGCAAAATG GATTGCAGATAAATCACAAGTGTATACACAACATGCCTATATGAGACCACTAGGAGTAG TTGCTATGGTTTTGGGTATTGATGATGAGTTTGGACCTCGACTTTATAAGTGTGATCCAGCTGGCCATTTCTTCGGTCACAAG GCTACAAGTGCTGGATTAAAAGAACAGGAGGCAATCAATTTCTtggagaagaaaatgaagaatgaTCCTTCATTTACATATGAGGAAACTGTGCAG ACTGCAATTTCTGCACTGCAATCAGTTCTACAAGAGGATTTTAAGGCCAATGAGATTGAG GTTGGAGTTGTGAGGCAGGAAAGTCCAGTGTTTAGAGTGTTGTCCACGGAGGAGATTGATGAGCACTTGACGGCCATAAGTGAACGCGACTGA
- the LOC107435491 gene encoding uncharacterized protein LOC107435491 — translation MATATMATAAGAAALLYYTMNRKLQSNRDDDENGSDEPNHAPLGIERVSHRLIQAPATWLETISTLSETLRFTYSETLGKWPIGDLAFGINFLLKRQGNLHVGNVFGGKDSERLKGPEIIAELRYLLNLLTLCWHFSKKPFPMFLEETGYSEENVLLQEPKAGILKPAFTILVDHNTKRLLLLIRGTHSIKDTLTAATGAVVPFHHSVVHEGGVSNLVLGYAHCGMVAAARWIAKLATPCIIKGLVENPGYKLKIVGHSLGGGTAAILTYILREQKELSTTSCVTFAPAACMTWELAESGTEFITSVINGADLVPTFSAASVDDLRAEVTASAWINDLRNQIERTRILSTVYRSASALGSRLPSIATARAKVAGAGAILRPVSSGTQVVMKRAQSMAQAAWTRPALNLSSWSCMGPRHRPNATHANSKEDSPPQSYVSDREMTSEPLLISPKHSSTTSEAVELPESSSVQMEWTSEIEYACSGESVQNADGEADLDDSEDLMGHNRHEDRMTEVELWQQLEHELYDRTEGEDADVVKEIREEEEAAIAEVGDGQPESSAPETKEAHRFFPAGKIMHIVLLHSENVDRVSDASQTSVISSTSDASPTSNASPTSNGSENGQLEETRVGIFLTPRSLYSKLRLSQTMVSDHFMPVYRRQIEKLITELEQEEACKGDEELL, via the exons ATGGCAACTGCTACAATGGCTACGGCAGCCGGTGCAGCTGCCCTATTATACTACACAATGAACCGTAAGTTACAGTCTAACCGAGATGACGACGAAAATGGTAGCGACGAGCCCAATCACGCTCCTTTGGGGATTGAGCGTGTGTCGCACAGGTTAATTCAAGCTCCGGCTACATGGTTGGAGACGATTTCAACCTTGTCGGAGACTCTTAGGTTCACTTACTCTGAGACATTGGGGAAGTGGCCTATTGGGGATTTGGCATTTGGCATCAACTTTCTTCTGAAGAGACAG GGAAATTTACATGTTGGCAATGTATTTGGTGGTAAAGACAGTGAACGGCTGAAAGGACCAGAAATAATTGCTGAACTTAGATACCTTTTGAACTTGTTGACGCTATGTTggcatttttccaaaaaaccatTTCCAATGTTTTTAGAGGAGACTGGTTATTCAGAAGAGAATGTTCTTCTTCAGGAACCCAAAGCTGGG ATCTTGAAGCCAGCTTTTACAATTCTAGTTGATCATAATACAAAACGTCTCCTCTTGTTAATTCGTGGAACACATAGCATCAAGGATACTCTGACAGCTGCAACAGGAGCTGTTGTACCATTTCATCACAGTGTTGTCCATGAGGGAGGAGTCAGCAATTTAGTTTTGGGATATGCGCATTGTGGAATGGTTGCAGCTGCACGTTGGATTGCAAAGCTTGCAACTCCTTGTATTATTAAAGGGCTTGTGGAAAATCCTGGTTACAAACTCAAG ATAGTTGGGCATTCTTTGGGTGGAGGCACTGCAGCAATTCTAACATATATATTGCGAGAGCAGAAAGAACTATCAACAACCAGCTGTGTTACATTTGCTCCAG CTGCATGCATGACATGGGAATTGGCAGAATCAGGAACTGAGTTCATTACCTCTGTTATTAATGGAGCTGACTTAGTGCCTACTTTCTCAGCTGCCTCAGTGGATGATTTGCGTGCTGAG GTCACTGCATCTGCATGGATAAATGATCTGAGAAATCAGATTGAGCGCACGAGAATTCTCAGTACAGTCTATCGTTCTGCTTCAGCTTTGGGTTCTCGTCTTCCATCCATCGCCACTGCTAGAGCAAAAGTTGCTGGGGCAGGGGCAATTTTGCGCCCAGTTTCCAGTGGGACTCAG GTGGTTATGAAAAGGGCCCAGAGCATGGCTCAGGCAGCATGGACACGACCTGCCCTTAATTTGTCGTCATGGTCGTGCATGGGTCCTCGACATCGACCCAATGCGACCCATGCAAACTCAAAGGAAGATAGTCCGCCACAATCTTATGTATCCGACAGAGAGATGACATCTGAGCCTCTTCTAATATCCCCTAAGCACAGCAGCACTACAAGTGAAGCTGTTGAACTTCCTGAATCTTCATCTGTGCAAATGGAATGGACTTCAGAAATTGAATATGCCTGTTCTGGTGAAAGCGTCCAAAATGCTGATGGAGAAGCTGATCTTGATGATAGTGAAGACCTGATGGGCCATAATAGACATGAAGACCGCATGACTGAAGTGGAGTTGTGGCAACAACTTGAGCACGAGCTTTATGATAGGACGGAAGGCGAAGATGCTGATGTGGTAAAAGAAataagagaggaagaagaagcagcCATTGCAGAGGTAGGGGATGGCCAGCCAGAGAGCTCTGCTCCAGAAACGAAGGAAGCACACAGATTCTTTCCTGCAGGGAAGATCATGCACATTGTCCTACTTCACTCTGAAAATGTAGATCGGGTGAGTGATGCTAGCCAAACCTCCGTTATCAGCTCAACCTCCGATGCAAGCCCAACATCGAATGCCAGCCCAACATCAAATGGGTCGGAAAATGGGCAACTAGAAGAGACTCGGGTTGGTATTTTCCTGACACCAAGATCACTTTATAGTAAACTGAGATTGTCACAAACAATGGTTAGTGATCACTTTATGCCCGTCTATAGAAGACAGATTGAAAAGCTAATAACAGAACTTGAACAAGAGGAAGCTTGCAAGGGAGATGAAGAATTGCTATAG